One Thioclava sp. ES.031 genomic window, GCGTCAGCCGTTCCCACCGGGTCGCGGCATAGCTCTCAAAGAGGTCGATCAGCGCGGCGGGTGTGCGTTTGAGGCCCTGATAGCAGGCGATGAAAGTTGGAAAGAAGGTCATCACGGCGGTGATGGTGATCGTGCCTGTCGCGCCGCGCCCCATCGCAACCACGACGAGCGGGGCGGTGATGACGATGGGGATCGCGCGCAGGGCCACCGCGAGCGGCATGATCGCTCGCGCCAGCGCAGGAAGCATCAGGAGCGCGATGGCGAGGCCCAGCCCGAGCGCGAGGCCCAGGGCATAGCCGGGCAGGGCAAGGCTCAGCGTCTGTCCGAGGGCTGCAAAGAGGGTCGTGCGGTGATCGGCGGCGCCGCTTGCGGTGACGAGAAAGGCCCAGATGTCGTCGGGCCGCTTGGCGAAGAACCGGTTCAGCCCGGCGAACTCCATCGACAGCCACCAGAGGGCAATCACCACCAGCACGACGAGGATCAGGTTCAGCCGGGTCGCCCAGCGGCGGTCCGTGCGGGCATCGGGCAGGCTCGCGAGGATCAGCGGCGGCGGCGCGTCGTCGAGCCTGCGCCAGAGCCATCCGATTCCGGCATGGGCCAGCATTGACACCGCGGCGGCTATGGTTGCCAGCGACCAGGTGCCCGCCACATCGAGGCTGCGCATCGCGCGGATCGTCAGCACGCCCATGCCGCGTTCGGCCCCGGTGAACTCTCCCACCAGCGCGCCCAGGAACGCGGCGGGGGCGGCGATCTGGAGGCCGGCGATAAGGTAAGGTAGCGCGGCCATCGCGCGCACCTCGACAAGCGCGGTCCAACCGCCGCGCCCATAGCTGCGCACGAGGTCGAACCAGTTCGGCGGGGCCGCCCGCAGCCCCACCAGCAGCGGCAGGAACGTCGTGTAATAGACCGCGAGCGCGGCCAACGTCACCTGTGGCCCCAGTCCCGGCCCCCAGAGAACACGCAGGATGGGTCCGGTCGCGACCAGCGGTAGGCAAAAGACAATCAGCGCGAGCGAGGAAATCAGCCGCGCCGCCCCGGGGATCAGGATTGCCACTGCCGCCAGCGCGATCGCGGTGAGGTTGCCTATCACGTAACCGCCCGCCGCCGCGAGCGCGGTCCAGCCGGTCGCGCGCAGGATCAGTCCGGCGTGATCGGAAAGGTATGAGGCGATCTCCAGCGGTCCGGCAATCAGATAGGTGCCCGCGAGCGCGCGGGCCAGAGCCTCCCACGCGATCAGCGCCACCAGCGCGGTCGCGATGCTACGCAGCCAGTCGGTCCGGGGCCTGCGCCATCGGGCGGGGGAGAGGATCATGCGGGCGCGCTCATGAGGCTATCCGGGCCGGGGGAGGCGCGGGCGCGTGGCGGGCGAGCGCAGCGCCGACCTCCTCGATCAGTGCATCCAGCGCCGGACCCTTCTCGCGCGGATGCGGTAGCGGCACGGTGATATCGGCCACCACCCGCGCCGGGCGGGGCGAGAGCACGACGACCCGATCGGCGATGCGCACCGCCTCCGAGATCGAATGCGTGATCATCACCGCCGTCACCCCGCGCGCCTGCCACAGCGCCGGCAATTCTTGATTGAGCCGTGCGCGCGTCAGCTCGTCCACCGCGCCGAAGGGCTCGTCGAGGAGCAGCAGCTGCGGATCGGTCGCGAGGCAACGTGCGATCGCCGCGCGCTGGCGCATCCCGCCCGAGAGATCCGCAGGGCGGCGATCCTCGAAGCCTGCAAGCCCCACGGTCGCGATCAGATCATCGACCTTCGCAGGGTCCGGCGCCATCCGCGCGAGCTTGCGTGCAAGCGCGATATTGCCGCGCACCGATCGCCATGGCAGCAGGGCCGCATCCTGAAACGCGACCGACAGCCCGGCGCGGCGGCGCATTTCCAGCGGCGTCTCGACGCCGATGCGCACACGGCCCGCGCTTGGCGGGTCAAGCCCCGCGATCAGCCGCAGCAGGGTCGATTTCCCGCAGCCCGACGGGCCGACGAAGGCGGTCGTCCGGCCGCCTTCGAGATGCAGGTCGATTAGGGCCAGCGCGTCGATCCGTGCCGCACCCGTTCCGAAGCTTCGCGAAAGCCCCGAGCAGGTGATGCCCGGCGCTGTGTCGGGCGCGCGCTCAGCTGGCATGGATCTCTTCGAGGATCGAGCGATCCCACAGATCCGCCATCACCGGCTTGTCCAGCAGCGCGAGCGTCTTGACGTTTTCCGCGATGCTCTCATCGGTGAACCAGCCGAAACCGTGTTCATCGGTGACGTCCGAGAACATCAGCGGCACCTGACGTTTCGCTTGCAGTTTCTGCGTCTCCAGATCGAGCCCCGCATCGGGGAACATCTTGACCGTCAGTTCGGCCGCGGCATCGGTGTCCTTGTGATAATCGGCCCAGCCCCGGATCTCGCCGCGCAGCAATTCGACCAGTTCCTTGCGGCGATTGGCGAGGCTGTCCTCGGTTGCGATATAGGTCTGCGATTGCACCGCATAGCCGAAATCGGCCATCAGCATCGTCACCGGATCGAGCCCCTTCATCGTCATCGCGACGGGCAGATCGGTGGCCCAGCACAGCAGGCAATCGACCTGACCAGCCACCAGAGGCGCCGCGTCATATTGCGTCGGTACCACTTCGATCGCGTCGAAATTCACGTCGTTGAGCGTGCAGAGCGCCTTGAGCACAGGCGTATTGGCCAGCGCCATGCCGATCTTCTTGCCCTCTAGATCCTTCGGTTCTCTCACCGGGTTCGCCGGCAGCGAGGCGATGGCGAAGGGGTTCTTCTGCATCGCGACGGCGATGATCTTGAAGGGCGCGCCCTGAGCGACCGCAGCGGCGGTATAATCGGCCGCCGAGATGCCGACGAGCGCGGTGCCCGAGACGACCGGCGGCTCGACCGGCGCGTTCGGCCCGCCCGGCGTGAGGCTCACGTCGAGACCCTGATCGGACCAGTAGCCCTTCGACTTCGCGATATAGCTGCCGCCGAACTGCACCGAATGCAGCCAGGACAGCTGCAGGTTAACGGTGCCTGCGGCGAGCACCGGGTGCAGCCCTAAACTCGTGGCGAGAACGCCGCCGGCGCCGGTCGCCAGAAATCCGCGGCGGGTAAGAGCGTTTCGTTTCATGAAAAATTCCTCGCTATCCTTGCTGTTCAACTTAGCGCGTCCTGCGCGGGCTTCATTTTGCTTTTGACGTAGTTGCGGCGGCCGCGTCGCGACGCAGCAGCACCCAGCCGAGACCGGGCAGCGCCGAGGCGATCAGGGTCGCGCCGAAGGCGGTCGCGGCTGCAAGCCCCGCCTCGGGCGTTGCGCCCGCCAGCGGGAACAGCGCCGCAGCTGCCCCCTCGCGCCAGCCCCATCCGGCGATACTGAGCGGGATCACCATCGCGCTCAGGATAAGCGGCACGAGCGTCACGATCGCGCTCGGCGAAAGCTGCGTGCCGATCGCACGCGCGGCGAAGGCGAAGGCCAGAAGATTGCAGGTCACGATCGACAGCCCGAGCGCGATCTGGCGTGCCCGCACCTCGCGCCCCAGAAGCGCACGACGCAGCGGCGCGAGAAGCCGCGCCAAACGGTCCCAGCTGCGCGCGAGAAGCCACAGCGTCAGCGCGGCCCCCAAAAGCTCGAGCGCCCACACCAATCGTCCCGTCAGCAGCAGTGCAACCAGAACCACCGCGGCCAGTGCGATCTGCCCCGCCAGCCGTTCGATCACGACGGCCTGGCTGGAACGCAAGAGATTGGCCGAGCGGCGCGCCCGCATCGCCCGGCCCGCATCCCCAAGCACCCCGCCGGGCAGGGTCTGGTTCACCAGCTGCGCGAGGTAATACTCCCCGATCGCCTCGCCCGTCTCAATCCGCTGCCCAAGCGCGCGCGCGGTGACCTGCCAGCGCAGCGCCGAGAGCACCGTCTGCAGATTGACCGCGATCCCCGCAAGGGCGAGCCAGCGCCAATCCGCCATGCGAAGATGCGACAATACGATGGTCGGATCGACGAAATAGAGCGTGACCGCCAGAACGGTCGCGACCGTGATCAACTTGAGAGCCAGACGCGTCATCCGCTTGCCTCCGACGGTTCTGCGCTGAGCGTCTTGATGAAGCGATCGCGGAAATCGCGCATCGGCCAGACCGGGGTCTGCGCATCGGGCACGAGCCCTTCGGTCCAGTTCCAACCGTCAAACAGGGCGACCAGATCGGGCGGGCCGATCAGGTGAACCGGCACGTCCCGGCTCTCGCTCTGGGCTACGAAAGAGGCGGGTTG contains:
- a CDS encoding ABC transporter ATP-binding protein — encoded protein: MPAERAPDTAPGITCSGLSRSFGTGAARIDALALIDLHLEGGRTTAFVGPSGCGKSTLLRLIAGLDPPSAGRVRIGVETPLEMRRRAGLSVAFQDAALLPWRSVRGNIALARKLARMAPDPAKVDDLIATVGLAGFEDRRPADLSGGMRQRAAIARCLATDPQLLLLDEPFGAVDELTRARLNQELPALWQARGVTAVMITHSISEAVRIADRVVVLSPRPARVVADITVPLPHPREKGPALDALIEEVGAALARHAPAPPPARIAS
- a CDS encoding ABC transporter substrate-binding protein — its product is MKRNALTRRGFLATGAGGVLATSLGLHPVLAAGTVNLQLSWLHSVQFGGSYIAKSKGYWSDQGLDVSLTPGGPNAPVEPPVVSGTALVGISAADYTAAAVAQGAPFKIIAVAMQKNPFAIASLPANPVREPKDLEGKKIGMALANTPVLKALCTLNDVNFDAIEVVPTQYDAAPLVAGQVDCLLCWATDLPVAMTMKGLDPVTMLMADFGYAVQSQTYIATEDSLANRRKELVELLRGEIRGWADYHKDTDAAAELTVKMFPDAGLDLETQKLQAKRQVPLMFSDVTDEHGFGWFTDESIAENVKTLALLDKPVMADLWDRSILEEIHAS
- a CDS encoding lysylphosphatidylglycerol synthase transmembrane domain-containing protein — its product is MTRLALKLITVATVLAVTLYFVDPTIVLSHLRMADWRWLALAGIAVNLQTVLSALRWQVTARALGQRIETGEAIGEYYLAQLVNQTLPGGVLGDAGRAMRARRSANLLRSSQAVVIERLAGQIALAAVVLVALLLTGRLVWALELLGAALTLWLLARSWDRLARLLAPLRRALLGREVRARQIALGLSIVTCNLLAFAFAARAIGTQLSPSAIVTLVPLILSAMVIPLSIAGWGWREGAAAALFPLAGATPEAGLAAATAFGATLIASALPGLGWVLLRRDAAAATTSKAK
- a CDS encoding ABC transporter permease; its protein translation is MILSPARWRRPRTDWLRSIATALVALIAWEALARALAGTYLIAGPLEIASYLSDHAGLILRATGWTALAAAGGYVIGNLTAIALAAVAILIPGAARLISSLALIVFCLPLVATGPILRVLWGPGLGPQVTLAALAVYYTTFLPLLVGLRAAPPNWFDLVRSYGRGGWTALVEVRAMAALPYLIAGLQIAAPAAFLGALVGEFTGAERGMGVLTIRAMRSLDVAGTWSLATIAAAVSMLAHAGIGWLWRRLDDAPPPLILASLPDARTDRRWATRLNLILVVLVVIALWWLSMEFAGLNRFFAKRPDDIWAFLVTASGAADHRTTLFAALGQTLSLALPGYALGLALGLGLAIALLMLPALARAIMPLAVALRAIPIVITAPLVVVAMGRGATGTITITAVMTFFPTFIACYQGLKRTPAALIDLFESYAATRWERLTLVQFPAMLPAFFSAARMAVPAAILATTTAEWLATGHGIGGLMALTASTSDYGMLWSSVVLLALVAVAAYAAIERIERAVLRRYGAEQLVR